In Mus caroli chromosome 9, CAROLI_EIJ_v1.1, whole genome shotgun sequence, a single window of DNA contains:
- the Plscr1 gene encoding phospholipid scramblase 1, which produces MENHSKQTEAPHPGTYMPAGYPPPYPPAAFQGPSDHAAYPIPQAGYQGPPGPYPGPQPGYPVPPGGYAGGGPSGFPVQNQPAYNHPGGPGGTLWMPAPPPPLNCPPGLEYLAQIDQLLVHQQIELLEVLTGFETNNKYEIKNSLGQRVYFAVEDTDCCTRNCCGASRPFTLRILDNLGQEVMTLERPLRCSSCCFPCCLQEIEIQAPPGVPVGYVTQTWHPCLPKFTLQNEKKQDVLKVVGPCVVCSCCSDIDFELKSLDEESVVGKISKQWSGFVREAFTDADNFGIQFPLDLDVKMKAVMLGACFLIDFMFFERTGNEEQRSGVW; this is translated from the exons ATGGAAAACCACA GCAAGCAAACTGAGGCTCCCCACCCGGGAACATATATGCCAGCTGGGTATCCCCCTCCGTATCCACCAGCAGCTTTCCAAG GGCCTTCAGACCATGCTGCTTACCCCATACCCCAGGCTGGCTACCAAGGGCCTCCGGGCCCCTATCCAGGGCCCCAACCTGGCTACCCAGTCCCACCAGGAGGTTATGCAGGTGGTGGCCCTAGTGGCTTTCCTGTCCAAAATCAGCCAGCATATAATCATCCAGGTGGACCTGGGGGGACCCTATGGATGCCAGCCCCCCCTCCTCCACTGAACTGTCCACCGGGGCTGGAATACTTAGCTCAG ATTGATCAGCTTCTGGTTCATCAGCAAATTGAGCTTCTAGAAG TCTTAACAGGCTttgaaacaaataacaaatatgaaATCAAGAACAGCCTCGGGCAGAGAGTTTACTTTGCAGTGGAAGATACTGACTGCTGTACCCGGAACTGCTGTGGGGCGTCTCGACCTTTCACCTTGAGGATCCTGGATAATCTGGGCCAAGAAGTCATGACTCTGGAGAGACCTCTGAGATGCAGTAGCTGCTGCTTCCCCTGCTGCCTCCAGGAG ATAGAAATCCAGGCTCCTCCTGGGGTGCCAGTAGGTTATGTGACTCAGACCTGGCACCCATGTCTGCCCAAGTTCACTCTCCAAAATGAGAAGAAGCAGGATGTTCTGAAAGTTGTTGGTCCGTGTGTTGTGTGTAGCTGCTGTTCAGACATTGACTTTGAG cTCAAATCTCTAGATGAAGAATCAGTAGTTGGCAAAATTTCCAAGCAGTGGTCTGGTTTTGTGAGAGAGGCCTTCACGGATGCAGACAACTTTGGGATCCAGTTCCCGCTAGACCTGGATGTGAAGATGAAAGCTGTGATGCTTGGTGCTTGTTTCCTCATA gatttcaTGTTTTTTGAAAGAACTGGAAACGAGGAACAAAGATCAGGAGTATGGTAG